The Gloeocapsopsis sp. IPPAS B-1203 region GTCATCGCGCGGCATTACACAACTTGTTTAGTGTGCCGCGAACGACAAAACCCAGCTCTAGAACTCTATTCAGCCGAACTGCCAGTAAGTTTTGACCTAGATCCAGCACGCCAATTTGAGGGAATTTGGACTTCAGATCGAGAAGTTAGTCACATTGCTGCGGACATATTACTACAACGGATTTTGGCATATAGACCTGAATTACAGGCTAAAATTAGTCAAGCACAGCGCTACTTTGGTCTTTTTCGCTTTTCTAGAAGTGCGGCTTCTTCCGCCAAATCAACACGCCAAGCGATCGCCAAGCAACACAGTTCGTCTGAGCAGGTTGACTCTGATCCTTTTGTCCAGCGATTGGTGACATATCTTCAAGCTAGTCAATACAAACTGCTCAAAGCCTACGGTTCAATTGCTTTGCAAGAGCGTAAAGAACGATTGGTAAACTCAATCACTGCAGCAATCCGTCGTGGTAGTGATACCGGTCAACCGCTACACCCTCAAGAAATTTTGAAGGTGGCAGTGCAGCAGTTAGGACAAGCAGTTTATGCAAGCCGATGTATTATTTATCGGGCACAATCAACAGATGCTACAGCGACAATTAGTCATGAGTTTGTCAGTTCCTCAGTATCTTTGCTCAGTGAACAAACGGTACCTTTACAGCACAACCCTTTGTTTCAAACAGTCATACAGCAGCAAGAGCGAGTTTATATTGCTGACGCACAAACAAACGAACAAATTAGCACTCAAGCTTTAGCAGCGTTTGTTGAGCAAGCAGCTATTCGTTCTTGGCTAATAGTACCGATACTGTATCAAGGTAAATTACTGGGAATTATCGAGTTGCATCACTGTGGCGCAACAACTTACCAATGGCAAAAAGATGATGTCGCCTTGGTAGAAGCGATCGCCACTCAAGTTGGTGCTACCCTGATTCAAGCTGAAGCTTACACTAACTTAGAAGACTTAAATCAGCAGCTAGAAGCTTTAGATCGCACCCGCAGCAACTTAATTGCGATTACTGGTCATGAGTTACGCACACCGCTATCGACTATTCAAGTTTGTTTAGAAAGTCTGGCAAGCGAACCTGATATGCCGCTCGAACTACAACAAGTTATGCTGAATACTGCTTTAGCAGACTCAGAGCGGATGCGGAAATTGATTCAAGATTTCCTGACATTATCAAATTTAGAAAGCGGGCGGATTCAGTGGCACTTAGAGTCTTTACCCTTAGAAGAGTGCATTAGTCTGGCAATTAGCCGTATTCGTACGCGGACAATCGCTGAAGATTTACCAGAAATAGTTATTCAAGTACCTGAAACATTACCACTAGTAAGAGTTGATGGCGATTGGCTTGTGGAAGTTATTGCTAAACTACTCGACAATGCTTGTAAGTTTACTCCAGCCGATGGTCAAATTGCGATCGCTGCCCATTGCTACGACAGCCAAATGCTTGAGGTTACTATAGCTGATACAGGGCGTGGTATCGAACCTAAGCGTTTAGAAGTTGTTTTTGACCGCTTCTATCAAGAGGAAGGTGCACTACGTCGTACAGCGGGTGGTACGGGTCTAGGATTAGCAATTTGTCGTCAAATTGTGAATAATTGGGGCGGTCAAATTTGGGCAAAATCTGCAGGTAAAAATCAAGGTAGTCAATTTCACTTTACAGTTCCTATTAGTGAAAATCGCCAAGAGCAGTAAGTTAGGGGCGAGGGGTGAGGAGGAGCCGCTTTTTTCGTGCGGAGGTGTCCCCCGTTGTAGCAAGTGGCGTCAAACTGGCGTTGAGGGGTGAGTGATTAGTTTTGAATTTTGTTCGCGAAGAAAGGTGCCGAGGCAATTATTTTGGGTTTTCTTAACTTATAACTCAACACTTCACAACTCATAACTCTCCAAGCTCAACTGTAACAGTTCCTAACATAGTAGTGAGACAGGGGCGATCGCGGTGCTACGATGCCCTAAAAACCTCAAGGAAGTTAACTTATGGCAGAAGAACTTTCGGGTCAAACACCAATTTTCGGTGGTAGCACCGGTGGCTTATTAACAAAAGCATATCGAGAAGAAAAGTACGTTATTACGTGGACTAGCCCTAAAGAGCAAGTATTTGAAATGCCGACAGGTGGTAGTGCCATCATGCGGCAAGGCCCAAACAAGCTAGAACTGCCACGTAAAGAGTATTGTATTGCTTTAGGAGGTCAGCAGTTACGAGCAAAAATGAGGATTACAGATTATAAAATTTACCGCGTTTATCCTAACGGTGAGGTTCAATATCTCCACCCAAGTGATGGTGTCTTTCCAGAAAAAGTTAATGAAGGACGTCAAAAAGTGGGTTACATTGACCGTAACATTGGCAAAAATCCCGATCCAGCTAAGCTAAAGTTTAGCGATACCAAGACCTACGAGGCTACAACACCAAGATCTAGCGAAGCTGGCAAAGGCACTCAAGATACGAAATCTGGCTCACTGCCTCGACAAGGTATTGAGATGTAAAGTGTCATTGTCCAATTCCTGATTGAATTAAGAATCAGGATGAGTTACTTTAACTCAGCCGTTTCGGGATGGGAACTAAATTGAGGTTGAACAGCAATCTCAAATGAGAAAACTAAGTGCAACTAAAGCAGTGCATCAATTGTGTTAAATTTCCTAGTTTTAATCATGGAAATTCTCCAATTGCCAACTCCTGAACCCTGACCTCTCAATCATGAGTAGGAGCCAGAAGTTAGAGTAGCTAAAAGCACAACTCTACCTTCTGGCTTTTGTGCTTGAAAAATTTAATGACAGCTTAATTCGTGGCTGATAACTCATCATTATGGTTTTTCCCGATTTTTCCCAGTTTTCAGCCTTGGCTCAGCAGGGCAACTTTGTGCCAGTGTATCAAGAATGGGTTGCTGATTTAGATACACCTGTTTCTGCTTGGTACAAAGTCTGCTGGAATCAGCCGTATAGCTTTTTATTAGAATCGGTAGAAGGTGGAGAAAATATTGGACGTTATAGCTTTGTCGGATGCGATCCTCTATGGATTTTAGAAGCAAGAGGAAATCGTACAACACAGCGTCATCGAGATGGTTCGGAGATTGTTTTTGAGGGCGATCCCTTCACAGCTTTGGCAGAGTGTTTAGCACCTTATCATCCTGTTAAGTTACCTCAACTTCCTCCAGGAATCGGTGGATTGTTTGGTTTCTGGGGATATGAGTTAATTCGTTGGATTGAACCGCGAGTTCCAGTACATCAAGCAAGTGAAACGGATTTGCCTGATGGATTGTGGATGCAGGTCGATCATCTTCTGATTTTTGATCAAGTCAAACGCAAAATCTGGGCAGTTGCTTATGCTGATTTACGCGAGGCGCAAGGTAATCTTCGGCAAGCTTATCAAAAAGCTGAAAGCCGTGTTGCTCAAATGGTCAATAAACTACAGCTTTCTTTATCATCCCAAAATACAGTTTTAGAATGGACTCCACCAGGTAATAGTAATAGCCCCAAGCTGGATTATACCAGCAATACCTCGCGCAGTGCCTATTGTGCCAATGTCCAAAAAGCAAAAGAATATATTCATGCAGGAGATATTTTTCAAGTTGTTCTCTCACAGCGACTCTCTACTCATTACTCAGGCGATCCGTTTTCGCTGTATCGTTCTCTACGCTTAATTAATCCTTCACCATACATGGCTTACTTTCACTTCCATGACTGGCAGATTATTGGTTCTAGTCCAGAAGTCATGGTAAAAGCAGAACGCGATGATAGTGGTAGCCTGATAGCAACGGTACGACCGATCGCCGGAACGCGCCCTCGTGGTAAAACACCGCAAGAAGATGCTGCGTTAGCTGAAGATTTATTACAAGATCCGAAGGAAGTTGCAGAACACGTAATGCTTGTGGATTTAGGACGCAACGATCTTGGGCGTGTTTGTCAAAGCGGTACGGTAAAAGTTGATGAATTAATGGTGATTGAACGTTATTCTCACGTCATGCATATTGTCAGTAATGTTGTGGGAAAACTTGCTTCTGGACAAAGTGCTTGGAATTTACTTAAAGCTTGCTTTCCTGCTGGAACAGTCAGCGGCGCACCAAAGATTCGGGCAATGGAAATTATTTATGAACTTGAAAAATGTCGTCGTGGTCCTTATTCTGGTGCATATGGTTATTACGATTTTGAAGGACAACTCAATAGCGCGATCGCTATTCGCACAATGATTGTCCGCAACCAAACTGTGAGTGTTCAAGCTGGGGCTGGTTTAGTTGCTGATTCTAACCCTAATCGAGAATATGAAGAAACCCTGAACAAAGCAAGGGGACTTTTAGAAGCAATTCGCTGTTTGCGAATCAAATAGGGCAGGCAAGATGCCTACCCTAAGGTTAATATTTAGTTTGGTAGATCCACTCAGGAATCTCGCATACTGTATTCTGTACCAGCTTTATCAGAGGTGATAACCAAGGTTGTACCCAAGATCAAAAACGTGAAGCAAGCAACGTAAAATGCCAAGGAACTGTTGTTAATGCTTGCACTTGCCGCATAGCGTTCGTAATCTTCTACGAATCTTGCTGCTGCCATGCCAGTATAGTGTAGAGATAAAATTCCAGCACCCATAACCAAAGCACTTATAATTAGCTGTGGCTTTTTGTTAACATTCTGAGTCTGGCGGCGGAATTTGATCGATAGCTTTAATGCTACTAGCGATACCACAACTGCAAGTGCTACTGAAAGTAAAAACAAAGTAGGATCGTAGCTAATTGTTGCACTCATTTGCATTGCTGCCATACCAAGGTAATGCATCACACCAATACCAACACCCATAAAAACTGCACTGGTTAGCAAAGTTGGTAAACCTACGCGAGGACGGCTCACAAGTGAGAGTGACAATCCAGAGGCAAATACTGCTGCTAATAATGAGATGATTGTCATCGGCAGATTATAACTGACTGGAATTTGTTGTGCTGAGCTATGTAATGAGAAAGCAAGCATGCCAATAAAGTGCATTGACCAAATGCCTGTTCCCATTGCGATCGCACCTCCTACAAGCCATACTTTGCGATCGGCACCTTTGGAAGTTGCTACTCGACCTGCAAGATCAAGTGCTGTGTAAGAAGCAAGTACAGCAATAAATGCTGAGACAATAACTAAATAAGGATTGTATATAACTGTCATGTTTCTATATTTTGTTTAGCAAATAGT contains the following coding sequences:
- a CDS encoding DICT sensory domain-containing protein — translated: MSIKTSVLSELLQAVPQLRAQIYFKSSLTALSHAMEDQVLAATVENPLLIASFQRESFYRQEANRYRRLARQSNQVYVLAAAETDFSNASEDYETIAFDPQQDALRHEWHLVVIARHYTTCLVCRERQNPALELYSAELPVSFDLDPARQFEGIWTSDREVSHIAADILLQRILAYRPELQAKISQAQRYFGLFRFSRSAASSAKSTRQAIAKQHSSSEQVDSDPFVQRLVTYLQASQYKLLKAYGSIALQERKERLVNSITAAIRRGSDTGQPLHPQEILKVAVQQLGQAVYASRCIIYRAQSTDATATISHEFVSSSVSLLSEQTVPLQHNPLFQTVIQQQERVYIADAQTNEQISTQALAAFVEQAAIRSWLIVPILYQGKLLGIIELHHCGATTYQWQKDDVALVEAIATQVGATLIQAEAYTNLEDLNQQLEALDRTRSNLIAITGHELRTPLSTIQVCLESLASEPDMPLELQQVMLNTALADSERMRKLIQDFLTLSNLESGRIQWHLESLPLEECISLAISRIRTRTIAEDLPEIVIQVPETLPLVRVDGDWLVEVIAKLLDNACKFTPADGQIAIAAHCYDSQMLEVTIADTGRGIEPKRLEVVFDRFYQEEGALRRTAGGTGLGLAICRQIVNNWGGQIWAKSAGKNQGSQFHFTVPISENRQEQ
- a CDS encoding MHYT domain-containing protein, whose translation is MTVIYNPYLVIVSAFIAVLASYTALDLAGRVATSKGADRKVWLVGGAIAMGTGIWSMHFIGMLAFSLHSSAQQIPVSYNLPMTIISLLAAVFASGLSLSLVSRPRVGLPTLLTSAVFMGVGIGVMHYLGMAAMQMSATISYDPTLFLLSVALAVVVSLVALKLSIKFRRQTQNVNKKPQLIISALVMGAGILSLHYTGMAAARFVEDYERYAASASINNSSLAFYVACFTFLILGTTLVITSDKAGTEYSMRDS
- the trpE gene encoding anthranilate synthase component I, which translates into the protein MVFPDFSQFSALAQQGNFVPVYQEWVADLDTPVSAWYKVCWNQPYSFLLESVEGGENIGRYSFVGCDPLWILEARGNRTTQRHRDGSEIVFEGDPFTALAECLAPYHPVKLPQLPPGIGGLFGFWGYELIRWIEPRVPVHQASETDLPDGLWMQVDHLLIFDQVKRKIWAVAYADLREAQGNLRQAYQKAESRVAQMVNKLQLSLSSQNTVLEWTPPGNSNSPKLDYTSNTSRSAYCANVQKAKEYIHAGDIFQVVLSQRLSTHYSGDPFSLYRSLRLINPSPYMAYFHFHDWQIIGSSPEVMVKAERDDSGSLIATVRPIAGTRPRGKTPQEDAALAEDLLQDPKEVAEHVMLVDLGRNDLGRVCQSGTVKVDELMVIERYSHVMHIVSNVVGKLASGQSAWNLLKACFPAGTVSGAPKIRAMEIIYELEKCRRGPYSGAYGYYDFEGQLNSAIAIRTMIVRNQTVSVQAGAGLVADSNPNREYEETLNKARGLLEAIRCLRIK